The genomic segment AGGTCAGTGTGGGTGGCACGGGTTTTATTGGAGCTCAGAGGCCAAGAGCGACTGTTTCGGGTGGAAGACCAAGGTCAGGCAGGGCCCGGCCCTGAGTGAGGAGGGACTTGGCCTGACGAGAAAGTATGGCCTGGAGCTGCCTGGCTCCCTTGGGccgagggcaggaggggaggagtgAGCCTCTCAGGCCGGACCAGGCTGGGCTGCTGTGGGTGGGGCTGCTCTTCTCCGCAGTGGAGCTGCCTGTGCAggggctggaggccaggagtggcAGGGAGGGGGAACCTGAGCCCGCTGGCCCTGGGGACGTGCCCGTCAGCAGCTGGACCCCTGGCCGAAGGAGAGGCCACAGCAGGCTGGGCGGGGGCAGGCTGGGCGGCAGAGGAGGGACACGCAGGAGGCCGGGCGGCAGCAGCTGGgctggcaggaggaggcaggggcacAGCAGGCAGGTCTGCACACGGGACGGCAGAGGAGGGACACGCAGGAGGAGGGTCTGCAGCAGGACGgctggcagggggaggaggtgcAGCAAGCTGGCTGGCAGCTAGACTGCTGGCAGCATGAAGAGGAGGCCTCAGAGCACACGGGCACACAGCACACGGGCTTGCAGCACACGGGCACACAGCAGGACggctggcagggggagggggtgcagcaaGCCGGCTGGCAGCTAGACTgctggcagggggaggaggtgcAGCAAGCCGGCTGGCAGCTAAACTGCTGGCAGCATGAAGAGGAGGCCTCACAGCACACAGACTTGTAGCATACGGGCTTGCAGCACACGGGCACGCAGCAGGACggctggcagggggagggggtgcagcaaGCCGGCTGGCAGCTAGACTgctggcagggggaggaggtgtAGCAAGCCGGCTGGCAGCCAGACTGCTGGCAGCATGAAGAGGAGGCCTCAGAGCACATGGGCACACAGCACACAGGCTTGCAGCACACGGGCACACAGCAGGACggctggcagggggagggggtgcagcaaGCCGGCTGGCAGCTAGACTGCTGGCAGCATGAAGAGGAGGCCTCACAGCACACAGGCTTGCAGCACATGGGCTTGCAGCACACGGGCACGCAGCAGGACggctggcagggggagggggtgcagcaaGCCGGCTGGCAGCTAGACTGCTGGCAGCATGAAGAGGAGGCCTCAGAGCACACGGGCACACAGCACATGGGCTTGcagcacacaggcacacagcacaCAGGCTTGCAGCACACGGGCACGCAGCAGGActgctggcagggggagggggtgcagcaaGCCGGCTGGCAGCTAGACTGCTGGCAGGGGGAGGGCGTGCAGGTGCTGGTGCAGACTGGTCGGCAGGGGCTGGACACGCAGCTCACTGGGCTGCACACCAGGGTCAGGCAGGGGGCC from the Eulemur rufifrons isolate Redbay chromosome 7, OSU_ERuf_1, whole genome shotgun sequence genome contains:
- the LOC138386050 gene encoding keratin-associated protein 10-2-like isoform X2, yielding MAAPTMSVCPDSWQGDDCPESCCEPPCCAPSCCAPAPCLTLVCSPVSCVSSPCRPVCTSTCTPSPCQQSSCQPACCTPSPCQQSCCVPVCCKPVCCVPVCCKPMCCVPVCSEASSSCCQQSSCQPACCTPSPCQPSCCVPVCCKPMCCKPVCCEASSSCCQQSSCQPACCTPSPCQPSCCVPVCCKPPSCCVPVCCKPVCCVPVCSEASSSCCQQSSCQPACCTSSPCQPCCRPASCVSLLCRPACPRPACCGLSFGQGSSC
- the LOC138386050 gene encoding keratin-associated protein 10-1-like isoform X1: MAAPTMSVCPDSWQGDDCPESCCEPPCCAPSCCAPAPCLTLVCSPVSCVSSPCRPVCTSTCTPSPCQQSSCQPACCTPSPCQQSCCVPVCCKPVCCVPVCCKPMCCVPVCSEASSSCCQQSSCQPACCTPSPCQPSCCVPVCCKPMCCKPVCCEASSSCCQQSSCQPACCTPSPCQPSCCVPVCCKPPSCCVPVCCKPVCCVPVCSEASSSCCQQSSCQPACCTSSPCQPSCCRPSSCVSLLCRPVCRPACCAPASSCQPSCCRPASCVSLLCRPACPRPACCGLSFGQGSSC
- the LOC138386050 gene encoding keratin-associated protein 10-1-like isoform X3; translation: MAAPTMSVCPDSWQGDDCPESCCEPPCCAPSCCAPAPCLTLVCSPVSCVSSPCRPVCTSTCTPSPCQQSSCQPACCTPSPCQQSCCVPVCCKPVCCVPVCCKPMCCVPVCSEASSSCCQQSSCQPACCTPSPCQPSCCVPVCCKPMCCKPVCCEASSSCCQQSSCQPACCTPSPCQPSCCVPVCCKPVCCPSCCVPVPACCAPASSCQPSCCRPASCVSLLCRPACPRPACCGLSFGQGSSC
- the LOC138386050 gene encoding keratin-associated protein 10-3-like isoform X4 gives rise to the protein MAAPTMSVCPDSWQGDDCPESCCEPPCCAPSCCAPAPCLTLVCSPVSCVSSPCRPVCTSTCTPSPCQQSSCQPACCTPSPCQQSCCVPVCCKPVCCVPVCCKPMCCPSCCVPVCCKPVCCVPVCSEASSSCCQQSSCQPACCTSSPCQPSCCRPSSCVSLLCRPVCRPACCAPASSCQPSCCRPASCVSLLCRPACPRPACCGLSFGQGSSC